CACCGCCATCCCGGCGCGGTGCGCGGCATCGCCTTCACCGAGGCGCTGGTCACGCCGCTGACCTGGGCCGACTGGCCGGCGGCCGCGCGCGGCGTGTTCCACCGGATGCGCGGGAACGGCGGGGAGGAGGCGGTGCTGGACAAGAACGTCTTCGTCGAGCGGATCCTGCCGGCGTCGGTGCTGCGCGGCCTGACCCCCGAGGCGCACGACCGCTACCGGCAGCCGTTCGCCGACCCGGCGCACCGCTGGCCGACGCTGGAGTGGCCGCGGCAGCTGCCGATCGAGAACGTGCCCCCGCTGGTGCGCGACGTGGTGTCCCGCTACGGCCAGTCGATGAAGCGCAGCGCCGTCCCGAAGCTGTTCCTCAACGCCGAGCCGGGTTCCATCCTGGTCGGCCGCCAGCGGGCGTTCGTGCGGAAGTGGGCCGCGCTGACCGAGGTGACCGTGCCCGGGTCGCACTTCGTCCCCGAGGACTCACCGCACGAGATCGGCCGGGCGCTGGCCGAGTGGATCCCGACGCTGCGCTAGACCCCCGGGGGCCGCGGACGAGGCTTCGCGCGCCGTTCACCTGATCACGGTCGCGCCGTCGCCCTGCCGGTGGGGACCGCGGCCGACCCTGGGCGGCATGCGCGTCGTCGTGGTCACCGAGTCCTTCCTGCCGCAGGTCAACGGCGTCACCAACAGCGTGCTGCGCGTCTGCGAGCAGCTGCAGGGGCGCGGCGCCGAGGTGCTCGTCGTCGCGCCGGGGCAGGGCCCGACGGAGTACGCCGGGGCCCGCGTGGCCCGGACGCCGTCGGTCCGGCTGCCCGGTTACGCCGGCTTCCGGGTGGGCCGCCCCTGGCCCGGGATGACGACGACGCTGCGAGACTTCCGCCCGGACGTCGTCCACCTGGCCAGCCCGGCCTGGCTGGGCGCGCAGGCGGCCCGGACCGCCCGCCGGCTGGGCGTGCCCGTGGTCGCGGTGCACCAGACCGACCTGGTCCGCTTCACCGCCTCCTACGGCGTCACGACCGGGGTGGACCGGGCGGTGTGGGCCCGGTTGCGCCGCGTCTACGGCTCGGCGGCCTGCACGCTTGCCCCCAGCCGCGCCACGGTGGAGGAGCTGCAGGCGCGCGGCGTGCCGCGGGTGCGCCGGTGGGCCCGCGGCGTGGACACCCGGGCGTTCTCCCCTGCGCACCGCGACCTGGGGCTGCGCCGCCGGCTGGCCCCGCGCGGCGAGCTGCTGGTGGGCTACGTCGGCCGGCTGGCCCGCGAGAAGGAGGTCCACCTGCTCGCCGCCCTGCAGGGGCTGCCCGACGTCCGGCTCGTGGTGGTCGGTGACGGCCCGCAGCGGGCCGCCCTGGAGCAGTTGCTCCCCGGCGCCGCCTTCCCGGGGTTCCTCGGCGGGGCGGAGCTCAGCCGCACGGTGGCCTCCCTCGACGTGTTCGTGCACACCGGGTCGTCGGAGACCTACTGCCAGGCGGCGCAGGAGGCACTGGCCAGCGCCGTCCCGGTGGTCGCCCCGGCCGCCGGCGGCCTGCTCGACGTGGTCGCCGACGGGCACACCGGCCTGCTGTTCGAGCCCGGCTCGGCCGCGGACCTGCGCCGCCGGGTCGAGCAGCTGACCACCGACCCCGACCGGCGCAACCGCATGTCCCGGGCGGCGCGGTGGGCGGTGCGCGGCCGCACCTGGGAGGCCGTCGGCGCCGAGCTGGTCGGCCACTACGCCGACGCCCTCGGTCGGCCGGGCCCCGCCGCCGTGCGGGCAGCCTGATGCGCATCGTGCAGGTGGCCAACTTCGTCACGCCCACCTCCGGCGGGCTGCGGACGGCGCTCGGCCACCTCGCCGCCGGGTACGCGGCGGCCGGCCACGAGGTCGTCCAGGTCGTCCCGGGGGAGCGGGCGGCCGTGGTCGACACGGCGGGGGGACGGCGGGTCGAGCTGCCCGGCCCCGCCGTCCCGGGCACCGGCTACCGGGTGCACGCCTCGCCACGACGCGTCGTCCGGGCGCTGGAGGACCTCACCCCCGACCGACTGGAGGTGCACGACCGGACGACGCTGCGCGGCCTGGGTCGCTGGGCCGGGCGGTCCGGTGTGCCGGCGCTGGTGGTCAGCCACGAGCGGCTCGACCGCTGGCTGCGGCAGTGGCTGCCCTCGCGGCCGGCCGTGCACCGGTGGGGCGACGCGCTGGCCGACCGGTCCAACGCCGCGCTGGCCGCCGCGTTCGGCACGGTCGTCTGCACCACGGCGTGGGCCGCGGAGGAGTTCACCCGCCTCGGCGTCCCGGTGTCCACGGTGCCGCTCGGGGTGGACGCCGGCGCGTTCGTGCCGGACCGGTCCGCCCGGCTCCGGTACGCCGGGGACGGGGCGGTGCTGCTGGCGACGGCCACCCGGCTGTCGCGGGAGAAGCGTCCCCACCTCGCGGTGGCCGCGCTGGCCGAGCTGCGCCGGCGGGGGGTGCCCGCGGAGCTCGTGGTGGCCGGCGACGGTCCCGCGCGCGGCGCGCTGCAGCGCCGGTCGGCCGGCCTGCCGGTGCGCCTCCTCGGGCACGTCCGGGACCGTCCGGCGCTGGCCGGCCTGCTCGGCGCCGCGGACGTCGTGCTCGCGCCCGGGCCGGTGGAGACCTTCGGCCTGGCCGCCCTGGAGGCGCTGGCCTGCGGGACGCCGGTCGTGGTGCACCGCGACTCCGCGCTGCCCTCGGTGGTCGGCGCGGCCGGTGTCGCCGCCGGCGGGACCGCGGCGCAGATGGCCGACGCGGTCGAGTCACTCCTCGCCGAGGGGGAAGCCACCCGCCGCGACCGGGCCCGCCTGCGCGCCGAGCAGTTCCCGTGGGACCGCACCGTCCGCGGGTTCCTCGCCCTGCACGGGGCGGCCGGCCGGGAGGTGGCCGCGTGACGGTGCGCGTGGTGTCCCTGGGGGACAGCACCAGCTGCGGCGAGGGCGTCGGCGTCCGGGTGCCGGCCGAGCGGACCTGGCCGGTGCTGCTGGCCCGCGGCGTCCCGGACGCCGAGCTGACCTGTCTGGCGGTGCCCGGGGCCCGGCTGCGGGAGCTGCGCGCCGGCCAGCTGGCCCCCGCGGTGGCGGCCGCGCCGCACCTGGCCACGCTGCTGGTGGGGCTCAACGACATCGCGCGGGGCGGCTTCTGCGGCCGGTCCTTCGCCCGTGACCTGACCGCGGTCGTGCAGGCGCTGCGCGGCGTGGGCGCCACCGTGCTGCTCGGCCGCCTGCACGACCCGTGCCGGCTGCTGCCGCTGCCGGCACCCGTGCGCTCCGCGGTGCTGCGCCGGGTGGCGGAGGTCAACGGCGCGGTGGACCTCCTCGCTGTCCTCCCCGGGGTGCACGTCCTGGACCTGGCGGCCGTGCCCGGCGTGCAGGAGCGCCGCTCGTGGGACGTCGATCGGGTGCACCCCGCGGCCGAGCTGCACGGGCGGATCGCCCGCACCGCGGCGGAGGTGCTGCAGCGCGCCGGCCTCGGCCTGGCGCTGCCGCCGGTGCCGTCGCTGCCCGCGGGCGGCCCGTCGGTGGTGCGGGAGGTGCTGTGGGCGGCGCGGCACGGAGCACCCTGGCTGGCCGGTCACCTGCGGGGGGTGACGGCGACGGCGCTGGAGCTGGCCCGCACCTGAGCCGGGGCGTCACCTGATCGTGGCGGCCGGTGGCCCCCGCGGCCGCCGCTGTCGAAGATCACCGCCGTGACCTCCCCGGACGTCGTCCTCGAGCTCCGTCCACCGGCCCTCGTCTCCGTCCTGTACTACGCCTCGCTCGCGGTGCTCCCCGTCATGGTGGTGATCGCACTGAGCACCGAGGGCCCGCCGCTGTTCACCGTCGTCTTCGTGGTGTTCGCCCTGGGCATCGGCGCGTACAACACGGCCACGCACCTCAGCCGGGCCCGCGCCTACGCCGACGGCTCGTTGGTGGTGCGCAACCGGCTGTCGACGCGCCGGCTGGACCGTGCCGACATCGACCGGGTGGTCCTGGGGCGACAGGGCGGCTTCGGATCGCTCGCGCAAGTCGAGCTGCTGCTCACCGACGGGTCCACCCTGCCCCTCGTCGGCACCGAGACGCTGCCGCTGCCCGGGCCTCGGCGGCGCCTGGAGGAGCAGGTCGCGGAGCTGCGCCGCTGGGTGGAAGCCCCGGGCCACGCCTGGCCAGGACCACCGCCGTGACCCCAGCGGACGTCGTCCTCGACCTGCGCCCGCCGGGTCCGGCCGTCGTGCTGTACGTGCTCTCGGTGCTGCCGGCCGTCGTCGTGGTGCCGATCGTCCTCGACGACTTCTCGCCGACGGTGGCCGCCGTGGTCCTGCCCCTCTACGTCGGCGTCCTCGCCTTCAACACCGCGACGGTGCTGAGCCGGGCCCGCGCGTACGCCGACGGTTCGCTGGTGGTGCGCAACCGGCTGTCGACGCGCCGGCTGCAGCGCGCCGACGTCGACCGCGTGACGGTGGCTCGCCGGCGCGGTCCCGGGTCGGCGTGGCAGCTGGAGCTGCTGCTCACCGACGGGTCGACCCTGCCCGTGGTCGCCACGCAGACGCCGCAGAGCCGGCCACAGCGGCGGCTGGAGGAGCGGGCAGCGGCGCTGCAGCGTTGGCTGGAGGACGCCGCCCACCGTTGAGGGAGCCTGGTGACCGCGGGCTGAACGCGTCTCCGCGGGAACGTGGGAGGCCCGCGCCCGCCACTGGCTGTCGCGTCTCCGCGGAGACGCCTTCCTTCTTCTGCGCCGCGCTGACCTGAGGTTCTGTCGGTGGCCGGTCGTAGCCTCCGGACACCTGAGCGAAGGAGGCGACGTGTCCGACCCCGGTGGCACGCACCCGTCCGGCAGCCCGCTGCCCGAGCTGGCCGCGGCGATCACCGCCGGCGCGGTCCGGCTGGCCGCAGCGACCGCCGCCTGGCTGCGGCTGGTCGCGGAGTTCGACGACCGCGGCGGCTGGCACGGCGTCGGCATCCGCTCCTGCGCGAGTTGGCTGTCCTGGCAGTGCGGCCTGTCCCTCGGCCCGGCCCGGGAGCACGTCCGGGTGGCCCGCGCGCTGCGGGTCCTGCCGCGCACCGAGGCCGCGTTCGCCGCTGGGCAGCTTTCCTACTCCAAGGTGCGCGCGCTGACCCGCATCGCCGAACCCGACACCGAGGCCGCGCTGCTGGACCTGGCGGTGGAGACCACCGCCGCCCAGCTGGAACGCTTCACCCGCACCTGGCGGCGCACCGACCGGGCCGATCTCGCGGCCACCGACGACTGGGACAGCGAGCGCGAGGGCCCGCTCCCGGAGCCCGAGGAGCGCTTCGAGTCCTGGTGGGACGACGACGGCATGCTCAACGTGCGGTTGCGGATGCGCCCGGAGGACGGCGCGGACTGGTTGGCCGCCGTGGAGTCGGTGGCCGAACGCGACGCTCGCCGCGAACGCGCCCAGAACACCCGCGCCCGTGAGGGGGCCGCCGCCGGTGCCGTCTCCGGTGCTGACTGGCGGGAACGGCAGGAGCTGAGCCGCCGGTGCGCCGAGGACGACGCACCACCCGGGCTGGCCGCCGAACGCGTCACCGCCCGCCGGCTGGCCGCCGTGGCCGCACTGGCCCGCACCGGTGTGCACGTCGACCACCGCCCCGGCGGCCCGCCGCGGCGGGAGGTGGTGCTGCACGTCGACGCCGCGGTACTGGCCGACGACGCCGCCGCCGGCGTCGCCCACCTGGCCGGCGGGCCGGCGCTCACCCCGGCGCAGGCCCGCCGGATCGCCTGCGACGCCACCGCCGTCACCCTGCTGCACACCGGCCGCGAACCGCTGGCCCTGGGCCGCCGGCGGCGCCGCGCCAGCGCCGGCCAGCGCCGGGCGCTGCTGGCCCGTGACGGCGGCTGCGCCCGCCCCGGCTGCCCCGAGACCCGACCCGAACGGTTGCACGCCCACCACCTGCGGCACTGGCTGTTCGGCGGGCGCACCGACCTGGACAACCTCACAAGTTGCTAAGCAGCCCCCTGTGGCCGCATGGTGCGGCGGGCCCCGCGCCTAAACTCCGGAGTCCAGACGCGTCGATAAGCGACTGCGGCACGCACCTAGGGTGACTTTTGCGAATACTTTGGTTGGCTCATTTGCGCGCGGGGTGGCGGCAAACGGTGAGGTGGGCGCGCGAACATGTCGCGTTGATTTTCGTCTCGACGGTGGTGCCATTGGCGGCTTGGGTTGCGGCAATCACAGGCGACAACAATCCCGCCCTATCCATCTTCGCCGGCGTGATCGTCGGGGCCGTGGTCACAGCAGTCGCTACGTGGGTCATAGGACCCGATGTTGAGAGACAGATTAGACGGCAGACAGAGAGAGAGTCGGCTCTCGCGGAGATGTTGCAGATCTTGTATTCCAGTCATAGAAAAAGCCTAGGATTGACGGCGACCGTCCTTTCTCGAAACAGCGAAGCTCTGGGTGCCCTTGAGGAACTCGCCAGCATGGCAGATCGACTCGCGATTGTCTGTCTCAGGACACGAGACAAGGAAATGCTGCAGACATGCTGGGAGTGGCGAAATTTATGCGGGCAGGCGGCAATCACGGTGCGCCACCTCATCGATGAGGAGGGAGAAGGGGTCGCGGACAGCGAGGACGGGATGGTCCCGATCACGCTGATACTGGGAGGCGCCTTCGGCGACATTGAGGACTTGGAGCCGCTGCAGAGGGAGGCGTACGAGCTCTGTGCGGCGGTAACCCCGCGCTGTCGGGCGCTACTTGTGCAAGTCCTTGGAGCCCTTGACATGGATCTGCCACCGTTCCTACTCCCAAACCGACCCCGGTCCTTTTACGACAGCGTGGCTGGACAACGATTTGCTGAACAGATGGCGACACGCCTATTCGAAAGCTATGCGGAGGATCCGCGGGCTTCAGAGATCATCGGTAATGCACTTATAAGTGCCGCTAGCCATGATGAGGTGATCGCCGCCGAGCTCAACCGGTTGGAGTCCACATCACTTAAAGAAACGTCGACCGGTGATCGGCCACGAGCCATCGGAGCCGCAGTGCTTATTTCACTGACGGACAAGACCTCAGGGGAAGGCGCTTACCCGAGGTTGTCTCTGGCAGCTCTCAACTTGTTCCGCGACAGCAACTTGTTCCGCCATAGTCCCGTGGACCCAAGGTAGACCCCGATGGGGATGAGAAGACGGTCACGGCGCGACGGCGGAGCCGTCGCCTTGACTTGAAGAAGCAACATAACTTGCAGTGGGCAGGGGCGGGGTCTGGGCGCTTGTCTCCAGGGTTCGGTGGCAAAGCGACGCAGCGCCCGCAGGCCCCCCGGGGCCGAGGACGAA
This window of the Geodermatophilus sp. DSM 44513 genome carries:
- a CDS encoding HNH endonuclease signature motif containing protein; translated protein: MSDPGGTHPSGSPLPELAAAITAGAVRLAAATAAWLRLVAEFDDRGGWHGVGIRSCASWLSWQCGLSLGPAREHVRVARALRVLPRTEAAFAAGQLSYSKVRALTRIAEPDTEAALLDLAVETTAAQLERFTRTWRRTDRADLAATDDWDSEREGPLPEPEERFESWWDDDGMLNVRLRMRPEDGADWLAAVESVAERDARRERAQNTRAREGAAAGAVSGADWRERQELSRRCAEDDAPPGLAAERVTARRLAAVAALARTGVHVDHRPGGPPRREVVLHVDAAVLADDAAAGVAHLAGGPALTPAQARRIACDATAVTLLHTGREPLALGRRRRRASAGQRRALLARDGGCARPGCPETRPERLHAHHLRHWLFGGRTDLDNLTSC
- a CDS encoding glycosyltransferase, which codes for MRIVQVANFVTPTSGGLRTALGHLAAGYAAAGHEVVQVVPGERAAVVDTAGGRRVELPGPAVPGTGYRVHASPRRVVRALEDLTPDRLEVHDRTTLRGLGRWAGRSGVPALVVSHERLDRWLRQWLPSRPAVHRWGDALADRSNAALAAAFGTVVCTTAWAAEEFTRLGVPVSTVPLGVDAGAFVPDRSARLRYAGDGAVLLATATRLSREKRPHLAVAALAELRRRGVPAELVVAGDGPARGALQRRSAGLPVRLLGHVRDRPALAGLLGAADVVLAPGPVETFGLAALEALACGTPVVVHRDSALPSVVGAAGVAAGGTAAQMADAVESLLAEGEATRRDRARLRAEQFPWDRTVRGFLALHGAAGREVAA
- a CDS encoding haloalkane dehalogenase, yielding MSADDVSPVDPFPRRRVRVDRRADGTLEMAHVDVGEGDPIVFLHGNPTSSYLWRNVIPHVQHLGRCLAPDLIGMGESDRLPDPGPGSYSFATHAGFVERFLEQVGATERVTFVLHDWGSALGFDWAHRHPGAVRGIAFTEALVTPLTWADWPAAARGVFHRMRGNGGEEAVLDKNVFVERILPASVLRGLTPEAHDRYRQPFADPAHRWPTLEWPRQLPIENVPPLVRDVVSRYGQSMKRSAVPKLFLNAEPGSILVGRQRAFVRKWAALTEVTVPGSHFVPEDSPHEIGRALAEWIPTLR
- a CDS encoding SGNH/GDSL hydrolase family protein, coding for MTVRVVSLGDSTSCGEGVGVRVPAERTWPVLLARGVPDAELTCLAVPGARLRELRAGQLAPAVAAAPHLATLLVGLNDIARGGFCGRSFARDLTAVVQALRGVGATVLLGRLHDPCRLLPLPAPVRSAVLRRVAEVNGAVDLLAVLPGVHVLDLAAVPGVQERRSWDVDRVHPAAELHGRIARTAAEVLQRAGLGLALPPVPSLPAGGPSVVREVLWAARHGAPWLAGHLRGVTATALELART
- a CDS encoding glycosyltransferase family 1 protein, which gives rise to MRVVVVTESFLPQVNGVTNSVLRVCEQLQGRGAEVLVVAPGQGPTEYAGARVARTPSVRLPGYAGFRVGRPWPGMTTTLRDFRPDVVHLASPAWLGAQAARTARRLGVPVVAVHQTDLVRFTASYGVTTGVDRAVWARLRRVYGSAACTLAPSRATVEELQARGVPRVRRWARGVDTRAFSPAHRDLGLRRRLAPRGELLVGYVGRLAREKEVHLLAALQGLPDVRLVVVGDGPQRAALEQLLPGAAFPGFLGGAELSRTVASLDVFVHTGSSETYCQAAQEALASAVPVVAPAAGGLLDVVADGHTGLLFEPGSAADLRRRVEQLTTDPDRRNRMSRAARWAVRGRTWEAVGAELVGHYADALGRPGPAAVRAA